The following proteins are co-located in the Rheinheimera salexigens genome:
- the nrdR gene encoding transcriptional regulator NrdR yields MYCPFCNADDTKVIDSRLVADGHQVRRRRECLACHERYTTFETAELVIPRVIKRDGSREPFNEDKLRSGLLRSLEKRPVPTEQIEQLIHKIKSQLRATGEREVSSQLLGKLIMDELMVVDKVAYVRFASVYRSFKDIREFGEEIARLGENN; encoded by the coding sequence ATGTATTGCCCTTTTTGTAATGCAGATGACACTAAAGTTATCGATTCGCGTCTTGTAGCCGACGGCCACCAAGTGCGTCGTCGCAGAGAGTGCTTAGCCTGTCACGAACGTTATACTACGTTTGAAACCGCTGAGCTGGTGATACCAAGAGTGATTAAGCGAGATGGTTCTCGTGAGCCTTTTAATGAAGACAAGCTTCGCAGTGGTTTATTACGCTCATTAGAAAAGCGGCCGGTACCCACCGAGCAAATTGAACAATTAATCCACAAAATAAAATCTCAACTCCGTGCTACCGGTGAGCGCGAAGTGTCTAGTCAATTACTCGGTAAGCTGATTATGGATGAATTAATGGTGGTAGATAAAGTGGCTTATGTACGCTTTGCTTCAGTGTATCGATCATTTAAAGATATCCGCGAGTTTGGTGAGGAAATTGCCCGGCTTGGCGAGAACAATTGA